In the Paramisgurnus dabryanus chromosome 18, PD_genome_1.1, whole genome shotgun sequence genome, GCGGGTTTAACAGGTTTATCTGGGGCATGTGGCTCATTTTGTTGTGGGCATGAATTCATCCAGGTTGGTGTTTAGAAATTAGCTTTAAGTGATCAGACCACTGTGAATTTTCCATGAAcattattcttgtaaaaatggattgattttctttttatttttggttGGTTTGTAATTTAGGATAATTATAATCGTagcctttaaagtaaaaaaagaaTTTTGAACCTATATTTCAGTGTGCAGAGATTTATActccttttttttaaagaagtgtTTTTGGGCAATTCCATGCAAAGCGCCACATTCGTAATGTTGcatttttaaacattgacaacATATTTTTCATGTTCAGTCAGCTAAGATCCCTTCGTCACATGGATATCAATATTTATTCAttagatttaaaagttaacaCATAACCATACAGTCTATTGTAAATTCGATCTTATCCATAAAGGATGCCTATTCTATAAATTGGTTTTAAATTCCCAAAAATATGCATTAAcagtttaaatattatttaaatttcaGAAGTCATAGTGTCGCAGAATGACGTATTTTTAGCCCAACCCTGGGACACTGGTTCCCTTGCAAAATGCCCATTAATTGTTTCTATTgacttttggattattgcaaaaaataagctcAGCGTTTACCGAAAGTTTGACACTTACacattttgtccaacaagataatcttcacagatgaacacaacttttcAGAATTTTGAAGTcaacatttgttttatttctaGTAAAGGCATTTTTGGACTCAAAGGGAtggttcaccccaaaatgaaaattatgtcattaatgactcaccctcatgtcgttccaaactcgtaagacctccgtccatcttcggaacacagtttaagatgttttagatttagtcagagctttctgacccttcattcatgtccagaaaggtaaaaaacatcatcaaagtagtccatgtgacatcagtgggtcagttagaatgtgttgaagcatcaaaaatacattttggtccaaaaataacaactttattcagcattgacGGATGATGtacgacgcggctgacgtgttatctggtgcgccccagctgttttttttttttgtgcgcccgagcttcatttacagtctgagggagaagcacgctgtaagtttgaaaaaaacctttgcaaacatgtctgaggataacacttCATCCACATccctgcagtcacgtgactgcatgcgcctcacaacagacgcggaagcgaagacaatgctgaataaagtcgtaagttttgttatttttttaccaaaatgtattttcgatgcttcaatacattctaactgacccactgatgtcacatagagtactttgatgatgtttttattaccattctggacatggacagtataccgtatgtagattttcaatgaagggtcaacaagcccTCGGACTaaattaaaacatcttaaactgtgttctaaagatgaatggaggtcttacaaatttggaacgacatgagggcgagtcattaatgacattattgggtaaactatcccattaatcataaaagttgtgttcaccTGTGAAGATTAACCTGTTGGACAAAACGTGTAAGTGTCACATACGTTTGATAAACACATCTTATTTTTTTGCTATAACAAAAAGTCCATGTTTACCTTTTGGATTAAAGAAACCAGTGTCCTGCTAACTTCCGTGTTACCGTGTaaaatacgtcatccctgcCGCACTCTATCATGGAATCAACTGTCACATCCGTAATGCTGGAGTTGCCCTTTTGTCCTGCACCTTTAGCCCTACTCAGGTTTTTTGCATTTTAGCCTATGGCTCACGCATAACTTCATGTTTATAGGGTACCAACATTGCCGCAGGCAAGGCAGTGGGTGTAGTGATTGCCACTGGCGTGAACACAGAAATTGGCAAAATCCGTGACGAGATGGCATCCACAGAACAGGAGCGCACACCTCTGCAACAAAAACTGGACGAGTTCGGCCAGCAGCTCTCCAAGGTCATCTCGCTCATCTGCATCGCCGTGTGGATCATCAACATCGGACACTTCAACGACCCCGTCCACGGCGGCTCATGGATCCGCGGAGCCGTGTACTACTTCAAGATTGCCGTCGCTCTGGCTGTGGCCGCCATCCCGGAAGGCCTGCCCGCTGTCATCACCACGTGCCTGGCTCTGGGGACTCGTCGAATGGCCAAGAAGAACGCCATTGTGCGGTCTCTGCCCTCTGTGGAGACCCTGGGCTGCACTTCTGTCATCTGCTCTGACAAGACCGGAACACTAACCACCAATCAGATGTCTGTATGCAGGGTAAGGATTTTTTGGGAATATTATGAGGTTTAGGAAAtgtattttcctttttttcgGTTCCAAAAATGAAAGTCTTAGGTTTGGATTGCGATCACAGTGAGTGATTTGGGACCGTAATGTCATTTATGTGGGCTAATCctttacatcattttaaactGCTTCTAGTGCTCATCATGAGGAAATAATAACTTTCATCCCAGGGTGTTACAAATTATGTTTAGCCCATAATTTCATTTCTTGGCAACAGTGGGTCTTATTGTTTAGAAATTTGTGGGCTGGGTCGCAGCCAAGATATTACTGCAACGACCATTGGCAGGAAATGCCCATGAGTACTTTAAACTAGAGGTTTGTGACTAATATTACATGACTAATGCTAGTTTTAAATAAAGTTGTGGGAAAACTATTAAACAGTGACTTTGATATCAGTGCAATAAATCATTTAGTTAATCATTTAGCagtaaaaaaatgactttattatagaaataaaactttttgaCCTCATGTCAGACCACCACAGATTTGATCACATACATTTCAAAGCACAGCATGCTTTTCACAGTTCATCTTAAGGTTTCATATTTTTCCTTCTGCTTCTCTAAGTCTCTCGCCCTCTCTCTCCGTCTCTCTCTGTTCAGTATGCAGTAGTCAGTTACTTGCAGTAGTGTTGCATAACTGACCTTGCATGTGAGATCTGTCTCTGATCAAGCAGTGCTTGATGTAGACTGTACAGGACTTATAAGCCAAATCTATGGCTGTTTCTCAAAtccaagaacgcaaagaacgaACTTGCGTTCTCGTGAAGATCGGTCTTGCCAGGCGATCTTGAAAGAAcaaactcagaaggtcgcgagaacacagagcgcacttgtgagaattgagatagATGCaatcttcctgttggtcacctgacctcccCAGATTCAACATCGCAACATTCATAAAGTGACAAACATACCATTATCTgcattattatatacattattttattgtcattttgtaATGGCAAATAGGTAAATATTTCAGATACCTATGGAATATAATAATACCTattattagaaataataatattatctGAAATAAGAAACTCAATTAAGATTAGTTGTTCTATGCGAATAAgaatgttttttatgtatttaatacttacaatgtttaaaaacaaaCGTTTACTTTAACCAGCATCTcaatttatatacatatatatgtataagCATATCAGTGTTATTGTCGTTTAGGCGCCATTGTTTTGCCGCAATGACTTCTGGGGCGTAAAGCGATTTCAGTGCGCAACTCTGCACTCAATGCATCCTccatatcaagaacacatccgggtattttcatgcgtcctctgtacttgcgttcttgagaattgtAATTTAACTTCTACAGTTAATGATGACATAGAGCGAgaacacaaggacgcaagatcgctgaagaacacGTATTGAGGAACAGCCTATGTAACCGTAAAACTAAAGATTTTAAAGGATTTGTCCATTttcgtaaaaaaaatccagataatttactcaccaccatttcatccaaaatgttgatgtctttctttgttcagtcgaaaagaatgttttttttttttttttgaggaaaacattccaggatttttttcattttaatgaactttaatggaccccaacacttaacagttttaatgcagtttaaaattgcagtttcaaaggactctaaacgatcccaaacgaggtataagggtcttatctagcaaaacgattgtcatttttggcaagaaaaataaaaaatatgcactcttaaaccataacttctcttcttcctacGGCTGTGTGACAAGCCAACATGACCTcatgtaattgcgtaatgatgtggaaaggtcacgtgttacatatatgaaacgcacatttgcggacgattttaaacaataaactgacacaatgGCATTTATTAGTTTCATTCGACATATAACAACGTTggaatggtcctctttctccacttgtaaacactggggcgtagtttcgatacgtcatccTTGACCTCtcgacgtgatgacgtattatgtgaggtcgcgctggcgcttcacaggaccggaggaagacgagaagttgtggtttaaaagtgcatttttttatttttcttgccaaaaatgacaatcgtttcgctagataaagACCCTTAtacctcgtttgggatcgtttagagtcctttgaaactataattttaaactgcattaaaactgttaagtgttggggtccattgaagtccattaaaattagaaaaatcctggaatgtttttctcaaaaaacataatttcttcttgactgaacaaagaaagacatcaacattttggatgacatggtggtgagtaaattatctagatttttttatttttattgactaatcctttaattaaTATCCACCTGCTGTCAGACTACTGTATCACAGTTGTATTTTAATAACAGAGTCgtcttttttatataaataatgaGGCTTGTTTTATTCTGGAAGTGTTCGAATCGAAATATTTTGACCATAAATGTCCGGTTTGCCTtgaatgttaaaaataaaactagCCTATATGGAAAGCATATCTAATATTAGCGGTGCAACATAGGAAGTGTATTCTAATTACTGGTGCTTGCCAAAACAAACACTGACAATACTGCTGCTCATACTACATATACCCatatactttttaaataatACTTCAAATCTTGCGGCTTGCTGAAGAGAGCTCTGCTTTTACTTAAGCATTTAAAAATTATGCTTCTAGCTTATGATGAATTTTGCAACGTTTAGGAGATGGACATGAGATGCAGATACCAGATTACTAGAGATTTGTATTGCAACTGCATAGCCAACACCCTTGCGACCACCCACTGTTATCCTAACACCATGACAGTGAGATTTGCATATGCAAACATCGCTGTAATAACATAATGTAGCGTTCTGGTTTGAGTTTTCCATTACCCTTCCTCTCGCTGATTGATAGAGATGTTTGTTGTAGATGCGAAATAGGAACGCTTTAGACGAAGctctctgtctatctctctgtctctttgtcCCGAACACTATAGCATCAACGCTGTACCATCCTACTCACTCTCATCTTCAGTGTTCTGTTCCAGCCATATGCGGGGGATCTATTTGTCTTTAGTAGTTAAAAAAATTCATAGGCCAGTTTGCTTATGTTTCTGGCTTTTTGGTGAAGTTTTATTGCATGTCTGAACTCAAGTTCACACTCGTGGGACGGTTTTGCATACATGCGGGTAGTACATCCAGATCAGGTGGAGTAGATATGTTTTTATGAACAGCTGGTTGCTCAAGGTCTACAACGGACTGTTCTGCCACCTGCTGGTGAAAAACTGTTTTTCATTATCATTTTTTGTTCGTTTCAGATGTTCATTGTAGATCAAGCAAATGGAAACAGCTGCTCTTTAAAGGAGTTCACCATTACCGGCTCTACATATGCCCCTGAAGGACAAGTGtgagttttttttacataaacatACACAAAAGAAGGATCACAGAGTGTTTAAGACACATTTATTGATCCTTGTCGTATTGACTTGATTCAGGTTTCTTGATGGTAAACCAGTGAGATGCTCCCAGTATGAGGCGCTGGTTGAAATGGCCTCCATCTGTGCTTTGTGCAACGATTCCTCTCTGGACTACAATGAGGTTTGTGATTTGAAATGTGACACGATAACACAAGCAAATGTTAACCCAGTTACTGTGTATATTTCATTGTATTAATGCAGATAGATAGAGgcttttttcaatgttttaaaGCAATCATTCTTGCATGTATCAGGTAAAAGGTGTGTACGAGAAGGTTGGAGAAGCCACAGAGACCGCCCTCACGTGTCTGGTGGAGAAAATGAACGTGTTTGACACTGATATAAAAGGCCTTTCTAAGGTCGAGCGAGCTAATGCGTGCAACTCGGTAAGTTACATTTTAAACTggattgtttgtgtgtttaagtTAGTAAAAATCTTACAGGGTTATGAGGTTGTGGaagttcatatttatttccataTGAGACCTCAACCCATTTAGTGATGTAATTGCTCTCATTTTTGATTAATgtttgtctttctctctctctttttttattaGGTCATTAAACAGTTGATGAAAAAAGAATTTACTCTTGAGTTCTCCAGAGACAGAAAGTCCATGTCCGTATACTGCACTCCCAACAAAGCCCGTTCCTCTATCGGCAAGATGTTTGTTAAGGTGATGCCCTCTCAATGTTAAAACGTTCAGCTTGATACAGCtaaattaaaggcggggtgcatgatctctgaaagccaatgttgatacttgaaatcacctaaacaaacacgcccctaccccaatagaatctggccCTCATTTGAAAGACCCATCCCACATGTACGCAACCCAAGCAACCATGTCGGTTAGTAggcacgccccttactgctgattggccacaagtgtgttttggtactcagcctgactcccttttccaagttgtttttcaaaaatcatgcaccctgcctttaaggtGTCGTGattttaaaggtgccgtagaatgtaaaGCTGTACGTACCTAGGCAAATGATGAATAACAATAGTTCTTATACTTCTTGTAAACCTCGTGCATGCAAAAGGCCACtgaaaaacaggccaatctcaacataacaccaactgtgatgtcacagtggatatgtacgccccaacatgtAATTAATTGAATGTGTAATTTTAATGTTGTTGCAATTCTTTAAACAAAATAGTGACTGCTAAAGTTGCCGCAATaggctagttaatgctatatgctagcatttaggctgaagttctactattgacgttacattTACGTTTTGCAGATCCAtactaaaaacacaaatttaaaaCGTCCATTTCTAATCTcagaataaataattattcctcaaaatctgtatctttgtTTGATACGGGCTtgaacataaggtctgtttgcacacacacagagctactgaaattATATGCTCTGAAAAACAGCCAATAAGAGCAGAgcttaacattattattcatgaccctttcaaataaggtgaTAATATAAATAGAACATTTCAGTCTGGGGACAAATCCGAGGGATGTAAAACCATCtttggataatttttgcacataccttctatgtaggtGTCATAGATACAATGTAACACATTGTGTCAATGCATTCTCTGGCACCTTTAACAACATCCTGCAGGTTTATTAAACTCATGCTATTTCTGGTGCAGGGGGCTCCTGAGGGAGTGATTGACAGATGCACGCACATCCGGGTGGGAGGGAACAAGGTTCCCTTGACGGCAGGTATTAAAGAGAAGATCCTGTCTGTGATTCGCGAGTATGGCACAGGACGCGATACACTACGCTGTCTGGCTCTGGCCACCCGAGATAACCCATTGAGTAAAGAAAAACTGGTGCTGGAGGACGCAACCCGGTTTGTTGAGTATGAGGTGAGAGATACTTTGCCTCTGCAAGTGCACATACAGAAAACATGTATGCAGAAATAAGTTAATTTTTTGCTAGCtttagttaattttaaaggTCAATAACAAGTTCTGTTCTTTTGTTGTTCTAGACGGATTTGACATTTGTGGGGTGTGTGGGCATGCTGGACCCTCCCCGTGCCGAAGTAGCCGCTTCCATCAAACTGTGCCGTCAGGCTGGCATCAGAGTAATCATGATCACTGGTGACAACAAGGGCACGGCAGTCGCCATCTGCAGGCGCATCGGCATCTTCGGCGAGGAGGATGATGTCTCATCCATGGCTTACACCGGCCGAGAGTTCGATGACCTGTCTCCTGCCGCCCAGCACGAGGCGGTGCTCAGCGCCCGTTGCTTTGCCCGCGTGGAGCCATCCCACAAATCTAAAATAGTGGAGTTCCTGCAGTCGTACGATGAGATCACGGCCATGGTAAGCTTGAAGTTACATCAGTTATCTGTTGCTTTATTCGAAATGGTTGCTTTGTCTTAGATAATACATAGACCTGATAAGTTGCTTTGTTGTTGGTCACACAGACTGGAGATGGTGTAAATGATGCACCTGCTCTAAAAAAGGCTGAAATCGGTATTGCCATGGGCTCGGGTACGGCTGTTGCCAAGACGGCCTCTGAGATGGTGCTTGCTGATGATAACTTTGCAACCATTGTGGCTGCTGTGGAAGAAGGTCGAGCCATTTACAACAATATGAAACAATTCATTCGCTACCTCATCTCTTCTAATGTCGGAGAGGTGGTCTGGTAAGAATCcttattttttcttataatCGGCAAATCCTTTTAATGATGGTAGGGAAAATGTAGGGAGGAATTTGATTTAAGTTAGGAATGGGTGTTGCATACCATATTAGAGACAGGTGGTTTAGAGGGGATTGGTGACATCATCATCTACATCATCATCTAAAACTCATTACAGGCATGATTATATTTTGATGTATGATACGTAAAATGAGTTAATGCAGATTTTTCACAGACCATGAATCCATGTTGAGAAAGTAAATAATTTCATCTGCGAGTTTGTTGACTTTAAAAATGAATCGCTATGATATGAAGTTATGATTCATTCCTGTGTGCCAGAAGAGAGCAAGTCAATTTCTTTTAATCTCATTTTGGCACAATTTAATACTCATCATGAGTGTGATACTATTGAAACGACAACACTGTTTATGGCTTGCCAACTTACATTGCTGCCAAATCTTTTTGACTTTGTTCCAGTTGTTATCCAATCTTATAACTCATTCGGTGTGTGTGCTTTTTCCCTGGCAGTATTTTCTTAACGGCGGCTCTGGGCTTTCCCGAGGCTCTAATCCCAGTTCAGCTCCTCTGGGTCAATCTGGTGACCGATGGTCTGCCTGCTACCGCACTGGGCTTCAACCCCCCCGACCTGGACATCATGAGCAAACCCCCACGCAATGCCAGAGAACCCCTCATCTCCGGCTGGCTGTTTTTCAGATACCTAGCTATTGGCTGTGAGTACAACATCATAGACTGTGAAAATGTTGATTCTAAAGCCTTCAGTCTGATCTGTTGCAAGAATTTTAATGTAAAAGGCAATCTTAACACCATTCTGGCTCTGAGAGATTGGCATTTGACTGATGATGTTCTCTGTATCCTCCTACAGGTTATGTGGGTGCTGCTACTGTAGGTGCTGCTGCGTGGTGGTTTATTGCCGCTGAAGACGGACCCAGGGTCACATTCTACCAGCTGGTTAGTGACTGATCTTCCATCACGCATTCACTCTCATACAAAAGCGTTTTTATATCCTAATCCACTTCTGTCGTTTATCTACAGAGCCACTTCCTCCAATGCGCTCCAGACAACCCTGAGTTTGAGGGCCTGAAGTGTGAAGTCTTTGAGTCTCCATATCCAATGACCATGGCTCTGTCTGTTCTCGTCACCATTGAGATGTGCAATGCCCTCAACAGGTCAGTCTTGGAAGTGCGCTGACATAAAGGCACATTTTAACAACAGCACCACAGATGTCATGGGTtgggaacacacatgctgataaaaatacCTTGTATAGACGgcttcagcagtaacaacataaacaaacggcttttgtggaaAACACGCAACTTTCGAGTAAACTCCGCTAAATATTGATaacaacaaagttttttttagagtagtttatttctgagaaaaagcaaaataaacaacaagtagattaacTTAGTTAATTCATatttcatagctaaagcgtataaaaaactacactgagctagcgttgctgtgtaaaatgtgtactataatgtatacaatgttaactacagatcggctgccaaacctcccttcacgtAGTGATGATTCATGATCGTCGTCTCCCcctgtctttaggaa is a window encoding:
- the atp2a2b gene encoding sarcoplasmic/endoplasmic reticulum calcium ATPase 2b, which encodes MENAHTKTVEEVYSYFAVNESTGLGLEQVKRQREKWGPNELPAEEGKSLWELVMEQFEDLLVRILLLAACISFVLAWFEEGEETITAFVEPFVILLILIANAIVGVWQERNAENAIEALKEYEPEMGKVYRQDRKTVQRIKARDIVPGDIVEVAVGDKVPADIRLTSIKSTTLRVDQSILTGESVSVIKHTDPVPDPRAVNQDKKNMLFSGTNIAAGKAVGVVIATGVNTEIGKIRDEMASTEQERTPLQQKLDEFGQQLSKVISLICIAVWIINIGHFNDPVHGGSWIRGAVYYFKIAVALAVAAIPEGLPAVITTCLALGTRRMAKKNAIVRSLPSVETLGCTSVICSDKTGTLTTNQMSVCRMFIVDQANGNSCSLKEFTITGSTYAPEGQVFLDGKPVRCSQYEALVEMASICALCNDSSLDYNEVKGVYEKVGEATETALTCLVEKMNVFDTDIKGLSKVERANACNSVIKQLMKKEFTLEFSRDRKSMSVYCTPNKARSSIGKMFVKGAPEGVIDRCTHIRVGGNKVPLTAGIKEKILSVIREYGTGRDTLRCLALATRDNPLSKEKLVLEDATRFVEYETDLTFVGCVGMLDPPRAEVAASIKLCRQAGIRVIMITGDNKGTAVAICRRIGIFGEEDDVSSMAYTGREFDDLSPAAQHEAVLSARCFARVEPSHKSKIVEFLQSYDEITAMTGDGVNDAPALKKAEIGIAMGSGTAVAKTASEMVLADDNFATIVAAVEEGRAIYNNMKQFIRYLISSNVGEVVCIFLTAALGFPEALIPVQLLWVNLVTDGLPATALGFNPPDLDIMSKPPRNAREPLISGWLFFRYLAIGCYVGAATVGAAAWWFIAAEDGPRVTFYQLSHFLQCAPDNPEFEGLKCEVFESPYPMTMALSVLVTIEMCNALNSVSENQSLVRMPPWENVWLLGAICLSMSLHFLILYVEPLPIIFQITPLNLTQWLMVLKISLPVILLDEVLKFAARNYLDPGNDLDKPKGKTCCFTKCLEGISWPFVALSLPLVLWIYSTDTNLAEMFWS